Genomic segment of Arachis hypogaea cultivar Tifrunner chromosome 11, arahy.Tifrunner.gnm2.J5K5, whole genome shotgun sequence:
GAGCGCCTACACCAAGATATGAAGGAACCATAAACGAGTAGATTGGTTAGAAATTATACCACATCCATAACCACAAGTATTCTTGAACTACACATGGAAGCAAATTAAAACCTCAACAAAGTATTACAACCTTTCTAGTTCGCCTTAAGCTATCTACGAAACTGATTTTGTAAGGTTGATAATCCAGTTCCTATGAATGCTTACACCTTAACTATGATCTTAATGAATCAAATTAACTCGTTCACACAAGCAGGTGTAAAAATAACGCAACATACAAATCTAAAGCAGAGCAGAAGTAAAATAGAATGTGACTAATGAGCACACTTGCAATCAATTCCgagaaagcaatgaaaattatAATAGAATTGGGGAAGCAATCGAAAGTTCATTGATTgcgaaggaagaagaggaatcgAAATGGAAAGGAAGGACCTTGGAAGGGATGCATCCAACGTTGAGGCAGGTGCCACCGAGGGCGCCGCGCTTCTCGATGCAAGTGGTCTTGAGACCGAGCTGAGCCGCCTTGATGGCAGCGACGTAGCCGCCGGGGCCACCTCCGATGACGACGACGTCGTTTTCGTCAGATCCAGAGGCGAATCCTCTCGACCTAATGAACGAAGAGAGCGAGAGAGAGTATCTAAGCGTCTCCGATGACACGCTCTTCGTCGCAAGCAGGTAACCCTTTCTCCTCGCCAAGTTCGCCATAGccatttttcttctcttctctttttcgacTCACCGCACtttctctcctcctctttctctgaACCTATTAACCTAACACAAACACAACACAGTGAAacacaaaacaaaagaaattagtGTTTGATTCGATCTCGGCCCTTCATTTTCGGGGTTTTCTGattatttattatgtattatttGGTGGCAGCTATTTTGGACCgttgatgataatgataatgttTCCTTTGAAATATTCTGTTTGGTGGCTGTGCTTTTTTAAAGGCAAAGCTTGGACTCACAAATTACAATACGCCACTCTTATATAGATTataataaaaggaataaaatgagaattagaagttgTAGCAGGCGAATTACAAAGTTAATACTACTGACTAAGGTAAGGTAATTAGGTAAGTGAAAATTTAGTTGTGTTGTTAATAAAGCTAAACCATTCATTTGGATTTAGAAGTGTAGAGAGGGGCTACTATAATAAATGGATAATAAGGAAATAACGGCCTTATACACCTTACCTTACCTTAGCAAAGGTTATGCAGTGCTACCCACACCTTCCTTACAATACAAACGGacaacatatgaatcacaattgGTTGCATTTGCTACACACATGATCCTTTTGATTATATTTTATACACATGACCAAGAAAATATCCTCAGAAAAGATAGGATGAGGGATTGGTTAATCATATTATCATCATAGAGTGCCAAAGGATGATATTTCCTCCATGCTAGGTTAGCCCCACCAttaaacatacatacatacatacagcAATAAAAGGTTCAAATAATAACACAACCAAGATTCGAAACTATAACACGTGTCAAATAAATCGCCATTCAAGGTGATATGCTAGATAATAATGTAAGAATGTAAGAATGTAAGAATGGGGTTTTCATGCAAAACTACAAAGAGCAAAGCATTGCTGAATGATGATAAGTCTAGCTCATATCTTATTTACACCAAAAAGCATTAACAAGGCAAGGGGCTAAAAAATCAAAACAACGATGACGAGGGACCCTTCCTACTCCGCCAAAATTAGTTACACTTGTCTCTTCATGTACCAACATAAACTGGAAAATCAGAACAACTCCCAATTAAATAGGTCTCCCCCCTAACTCCACCAAATATCCCTTTCTATCCCTACAAAACTGCTGgttgcctttttcttttttttcttttctttttttttaactctgAAAGCCTAAAAAACAGATTAATCTTCAAATGAAAGGAACATTTCTGAATCATTAGAATTGCAATTTACAATCCCACTTTTTAATCTGACAAGCTTTTCAATCTATTTCGGGTCTCTTCAGACAGGTTACAAGCCTTGAATCTTCTTCTCCAGGGCGAAGAACATGACTCAACAATGCTTTGTACAGGGGACAAGCATATGACAATCACAGTGAGATTGTCTGATGTATTTAGGCGCAATGCTTCCTTCACCAGTTCCCGGGCACTTTGCTGTGGGTCGTCATGCCTTCTTAATCCGCGACGAACAAGGCTAACGGCAACTTGGCTGGACATAACATCCCAGATCCCGTCACACCCAATGATTAAGAACTCATCCTCTTCGGTCAAAGTAACCAGTTGAACATCTGGCTCTGCTATAAGAGGGGATGCAATACCAAGTGGAAACTTGAAGTCCCAATCACCCAGGGCACGAGTTACCGAAAGATAGCCATTAAGATATCCATCATCAATGAAGGCCCCCAATTCCTCCACTCTCCTCCTTTCCGGCAAATAACTTGGCCTATGATCTTGAGACATCTCTACAGCTGTACCTCTCCTGCAAAGAACTGCTCGACAGTCTCCAGCATTGGCAACCAGCAAATGATTTCCAAGTATAAGGGCAGTCAATGCTGTAGTCCCACATGAACTACTAACACTCTGTTCATCAGCCAAGGCGAGGTCTGCCCGTATAAAAGCTCTCCGATGAGTGTCTTCCAATTTCTTCAGAAAAAGTGAATCGGTGTCATATGATTGAAGCATATGAGCATCTTCAAAAAATAACCTCAtagcattcctcttaacaaaAGCAGCTGCTTCAGGCCCTCCATGCCCATCAAAAACTGCATAAAATGCACTCGGTATTGGACACTTGAACACAAATCCAAGGTGGCCAGCTAGATCATCTATCCTAATGTGTTCATCATCCATAGATATGCGTGGTCCAATCTCTGCAAAGCTACCAGAACGCACATTTGGAACAAACTCAATCACAGGAGTCTCCAAAATGGAATCTTGAACCTCAGAGCATGCACCCTAACACAAATACAATACTCAGTTAGAACATCAACACAAAAACGGTGAAACAAACAGAACATAAGCCTGATCACTAAAGCTCATAGAGCCTACCAGCATAAAGTGATTAAAATTTTCAGCCATTTTATTTTGGGGCTCGATTAGTATTTAGTAAAACACTATATCCCAAAATTCGGGTTCACAAATCTCTGCAAAACACTGAACTTCACCACATCCACCAATTGAAATAAGATAAAAACATCATCATATTCATAATACCGATTTCAGATTTGATAATTAACTATTAACTAACGCAAATTCACAGCTAACTCCAGAATACTTAATACAGAATAATCAACGAAACAAACATCCCAGAAAATTAAGAGGCGCAACAAATAAAAGGAAACACCAGATTCCTTAACCAAAGCACGTATCCCAATTGAAACAAAAAACCTAATTTTTATTCTGAGGGATTTAAAGGGATAAGTATGTGTAGAATGGAATTGAGAAGGGAACAAAAAAAAGCGTACTTGACCAAATATGGGGACAGAAGGAGAGGTTGGTGAGACCTCAATCTTAACGTTTTGTTCTTGCGTCACGCACAGATGATACTTCATGTCCAGCATCGGAATACTCTGCTTACAGATAATCTCCGCTTCCGCTACCATGTTCTGGCTCACAATCATCTTCAAACGCCGTTTTCGGGAACGAATTTAGGGTTCTCAAATTTCCCTAATTGAATCCTAAAGCCTTCAAATTGGGTCTGAATTGGGATTcctttgcagaagaagaagaacaacaacagcaacagtaacaaaattagggtttgtttctctctctaactttctctctctctctctctctctctctctctcttatttttcctTGCTTTGCAAATTGCAACGAATTCTGCGTAAGTACTTCCAGGGAGCTTAACTACGACGCGGTTTATATACAAGTCAGTGGGCGCAAGGTGAAATTTCCGTTATACCCCTACGGATAACCCCGAAAATCTACTTTTTATGGAATTTCGGGGTTCGAGTGAAGGGTAGATTTGTCAAACGTGGAACGGTACGTAGATTCGCCACGCTTCTTCTCATGGGCCAAGTAGATTCGATTCAGTAgtctatttctttatttttttttaaaacggaAATTACGAGAATATCCCTGCATATGCTTCTGAACAAAGTTAAGTTAATTAACCcacagattaattttttttatgtttaactTTGCGGCTAAGCTCCTAGCATTTCGTGTCTTTGGTAGCTTTTGTGGATGTTGCGTATAAGTAATTCTTATTAGCATGAATTATTACCTTTCTAagcatataaaatttataaataatgtaTGAGTTGGTTCCCTTAAATCAtttgaatatttatataattgttgatagaaaaaaaaatggaTATCATTTAACTCATGACTCATCAGTGAAGCAACCTTTTTTTCTATCAATCTAAATtacttaataaattataaataaataactagaCCACAAATTCATAGGAACAAACATAATTGTAGcattgaatattaaataaaatgttttAATAATTGGCTATcatgttctttttatgtttttccattatttttatttaataatatcatttctttttattattataattcatctaaaaatataatataaaaaaattatatataaaatcatgttattaaaaataaaaataacattattattaCCCTTTAATGTGATATAAATCCAAAAATTATTGAAGGGATATTCCTAGCGTATTGAACTTAAAGGTGGAAATACCTTTTAATAAATTTAAGGAAATTTCTCAAATACGGCTAATTAAATAACATGAATGGTTTTTATGATATAGAATATTTTCCCTATAAGATAAAAAAGCTATGGTTGTACATTAGCGTTGGAATTCCACTGCGTACTTGTGTTGGATACCATATCATTCAcgtaatattaaataaatatataactaaGCAATGgccaataatattaatatatcatGGTCATGGATGCATTcttgaaagaaacacaataatataatataaacacATCTTTTTAACCTTAAACACGTTTTACAGTGTCTATCTATCTCGTATATATAGCAGTATAGgtaaattcaattatttttcataattgaaattaaattaagtaaaataatatcaataattagCCATTTGCCCATGCCTAAAGAAATAATGATGTAATCCACACAATAAAGGTTAAATGATAAATATCTTGGAacttattttagtatgttatctAAATAAATGAAACTAACGTGTAACCATAATGGATAAGATGCCCAAGAAAGGTGAACAGAAAAAGAAATTGCTTCCCAATATTCCTGCACTATAGAAGTGGAGGGAGCATTgggttcaattcaattcaatgcaATTCTATTCATATATTTCTGCTTCAATTTcaatgttattatttattatggcTAAAAGCTATAGCTTTATTCATCAAAGTACCTTTCCTTTGGTGGTACGCGTGGCACTTTTATTTAAAACCAGGTTGCGTAAAGAGACCTTATTAGAAgaaaattccaaattttctaaATGTTATGactaccaactattttaattaaGAGATGGTTACCAATAATTTGAAGCCAAAAATCTATTTTAGCAGCTTTCAATGTTTGAATAATTGTTACCAATACTTAAATAAGATACGCAAAAGTGAAAACATAAGTAGTCTATTTacttttggtttggatttttgTCCCACAGGATAGTAATCAATATCAATCAGTGTGGTATagctttataatttaaaatattttgaatactAAAATGGAAATGGAAGCCATTCATCATTCATGAGGTTTGAATAAGGAAAATAAAAGCACCACTATTAATTTTGATGTTTGTAGGGGTATTTGTGATGCGATTTAAAtcgacttaaaaaataaatattcgatataaaatatataatttgttataattTAGACCGAGttggtttgattttatttttaaatttaatttaatttgatctaaactattaattttgaatttgatcGATTTATTcgagttaaaaaatataaaatttagaggaGTGCTAGAAGGCTagcaatttttgtattttgtaaccatcaattgaccATCAATAATccttttaatggtgtgagattacatctaatggtgggagatcactcacttttcttttgatggttaaatactggccacaaaacacaaaaattgctggtctcctagacttttcctaaaatttaatctaatctaaattaatattattttgatcaatttttaatttaaattagattggattaacaattttattttcatacCCTAATCGGTTGTATTAATCTTGTTTCTAATCCTATGTATCACATCTGTTTTGGAAACTTCTATCATGTTCACACAAGTTTAAAGCATTCCATATACAAACAAAACAAGTTTACTCATACAcgtaattaaaatatgaaaattcttAGTTAAAATCATTGATTTGATAAACTCTATCTTTTTCTTGCCCTTTAATGGATACACTTGTGATATAAATATCCAACAATATCCAATACAAGAATGCCACAACAcatcaaaagaaaattaatttcaaGTCAAAAATCTACTTCTCTTTTAGGAAAAAATGAGTGTTTCCAATGAATAAATCAATGA
This window contains:
- the LOC112723228 gene encoding probable protein phosphatase 2C 2, which codes for MIVSQNMVAEAEIICKQSIPMLDMKYHLCVTQEQNVKIEVSPTSPSVPIFGQGACSEVQDSILETPVIEFVPNVRSGSFAEIGPRISMDDEHIRIDDLAGHLGFVFKCPIPSAFYAVFDGHGGPEAAAFVKRNAMRLFFEDAHMLQSYDTDSLFLKKLEDTHRRAFIRADLALADEQSVSSSCGTTALTALILGNHLLVANAGDCRAVLCRRGTAVEMSQDHRPSYLPERRRVEELGAFIDDGYLNGYLSVTRALGDWDFKFPLGIASPLIAEPDVQLVTLTEEDEFLIIGCDGIWDVMSSQVAVSLVRRGLRRHDDPQQSARELVKEALRLNTSDNLTVIVICLSPVQSIVESCSSPWRRRFKACNLSEETRNRLKSLSD